The genomic window GTATACCTATAATATCGCAGACAGAAACTTCAATATTTATTTAAACGACACCTTAATGATCAGTAATTTAATGGATAACCTGCATCATATTCCATATAACAGTCCAGATGGGACAGGCCGCTGGTCAGGTTCCCTACCTCAAAGATTCGGATTGGCATATAATTCATACTCTTTAAAAAGTATTCCTTCAGGCCAGACGCAATATATCGATGACTGGATGGTTATGCTGGATACCGCTGTCCTGAGCAGACATAATTTTGAAAATCAGAATAACGGTGAGCCGGTTTCCGGATGGGCTTTTTATAAAGGCCTCCCGGGGACGGACGCGATATACCGGATAAAGGAATTTGAAAATCATACCCCTGTAACAGAAGAGGATCTAAATAATATTAATAACACAAAGCCCCTTGTTACAAATATATCGGCGGTCCAGGGTGAAGACGGAATTATAACGATAACTTATGATTTGCAGGATAATGAACAGGACCAGTGCAATGTGGAATTTTATTATTGGGACCGCAGTCCTTTTGAAGGTTGGTTTTTGTGGGATACCTCCAACTCAAATTGGGTGATTGGAGATTGGGGGATGATTTATGATGATTGGGGAGGGAGCTATTTTGGATGGATAAACAGGGATTGGAATGATCTATCCTGGGTAAAATGCAAGTCAGTGGAAAACTCCGGCAGCCAGAGGACGGGCCCGGGCAAGAAAGCTTATTGGAAGGTTAAAAATGATTTAAACGGGATGTCATGGTCCGCCTATAAATGGGGCTTTGATGATATAAGTCCCAATTTGATAAAGGTAGCTGCCAATGACGGCCAATTATTAAATTATGAATTTGAAGATGAAAATAAAAAATGGAATCCTGTTCCGGTATTTGACTGGTCGTGGGGAAGCCTTGATGGAATAAATTGGAAATGGTTTTGGACCGGTAAAACAGAATGGATGTCCGGGTTTGATTACGATTTTGTTATTGATACCGAAAACCCGCTAAATAACGGGTGTAAAGCCCCGGCAAATGGTGTATTGGTTAATGGGACGATAAACCCGGTTCTGGAGGCTTTGCCCGCGGATGATATGTCCCATGTCCGTTACAATTTTATAATAGACGATAATCCTGAATTTGATAACAGGAATAACGAGCAGCAAAAAAGCGGGTGGACAGGGACAAGCTGGAATGTAGAAAAACCTTTATATAAAAAAGCATACTGGTGGAAGGTCCAGTGCAAAGACGTTTACAATAATAAATCGGAGGACTCGAATCCTTTCAGTTTTACTATAGATGACACGCCTCCGCAAAATGTCGGGTGCAGTCTGCCTGAAAACGGCAAGACAATAGCAAAATTATGGACTACCCTTGAGGCATTGCAGGCTTATGATGACTCTCTTCCTTTAAGTTACAATTTTATTATAGACGATAACCCGGAATTTGATAACAGGAACGGCCGCCAGGAGACAAGCGGGTGGCTGACAGAAAGAAGATGGAAAGCAGAGAATCTTTTATATGAAAAAACCTATTGGTGGAAGGTGCGGTGCAAGGACAGTTGTAATAACGAAATATCTTCCGCGCCGTTTAGTTTTTCTGTCCGCTATGTATTCTTTGTTGATGTTTATAACACTACAGGGATTGAGAATGGTTCTATACAGAATCCGTTCAATTCCATTGGTGAAGCTGTCCAGGCGGCTTCGGGTGAGGCACTTATTAAAGCCGCAAAAGGCACTTATTATGAAAGCGTTTATGTAGCTTTCGATAAAATCAAATTTTTCGGCGGGTATGACCCTGTAACATGGCGCCGTGACATAAAAGCAAATAAAACCGTTATTGACGGGCAGGGAAACTGCGGTTTCAAGTTTTATTCAAGTTATAATAATATTATAACAAATAATACAATTATTGACGGGTTTACCATCCGGAATTGCGATAAAGGGATTGAAAATGTTAATAGTATGTGGTGGTATGATGCTTATACAGGCCCGGTTATTAGAAACAATATTATCGAGAATAATAATACCGGGATATATTATAATGCCGTGACCGGTGAAGATGAGAAGCGCGGAGATATGAGTATAATTGAGAACAATATTGTCAGGAATAACGCCGCATACGGAATTAAAGCCGGGAACAGGGCGGTCCTAAGAAAAAATGTAATTGTTAATAACGGAACTTATGGTGTTTATGGCGCTGACCTTGTTGAAGGCAATATTATCTCTGATAATGGAAGTTTAAATGAAAATTATGATTATCACAAAGGAGGAGTCTCAAACGCCTCTCTAATTAAAAATAATTTTATATACGGAAATAAAGTTTCCGGAGTATGTAATTCATCCAATATTATCAACAATAATATATTTGAAAATAAAGTTGGTATTTACCAATCAGGTGAGGCAAGAAATAATATTATTTTTAATAATGAAATAGGGTTAATGGGAAGCTGGTATCCAAACTATGGGATAATTTATTCCAGTTCTTCTTATAATATTATATGGAATAATAGTTACATTGATGAATATAATTATAATAAAAAAGTATCCGCTGATTTTGTCAATTTATACCCGGGAACAGGTGATATATCCTGCGACCCTCTCTGGACAAATGATTCCATACCTTTTGATATAGCGGGCGAAACTTATTTTATCGGCGGGCATGTAGTTCCCGCTTCCCCGGTCATTGACGCGGGCGACCCTGATGATGCTTACTTTAATGAGCCTTTGCCTAACGGCAGCCGGGTTAATATAGGTGTCTATGGAAATACTCCTGGAGCCGAGACGAGTTACCCGTTATATGCGGCTTTTGCAAATATACCCAGACAGATGTCCCCTGAAAGCGTTAATTTCAAGATCAAAGTCGGAATACCTGGTGATACGGTTTGCAAATTAAGAGTGGAATATTCGTTTGATAGTTCAGGATTTTATCCGGCGGTGTTATCGAAAGACTTATTGGAGGTATCAGCGGATAATATAGATAATTCAAGTTTCTACCAGGTAAAAAATATTAAGGTTAAAGGAGGAAGTGGGTATGCTGATTTGATATGGGACATTAAATCTGATGTCCCCTCCGGCTTTAACGGGACTGTTTATCTGAGGATTAAAGCTATGGATTCTTCCGGCCGGGAAAGCGGATACGCGGTTTCTACGGTTGTAATTGATAAAACCGCGCCTGTGCAGCCCGGGAATCTGACCGTGGCAGGTGTAACCGTGAATTCAGTTACATTAAATTTCGGTTCTCCCGCACAGGATGCGAATTTTGCAGGCTATAAGGTTTATTACGATACTGTTTATCCCGTAACTGAAAAATCCAGGCAATGGTTCAGAGATTCAAGAAATATACTTAATGATCGGAATTATGCGGGAGAAACCGCTTTTACAATAGATGGGTTATGTGCGGATACCCAATATTATTTCAATATCTGGGTATATGATGCACTTGGAAATAAATCCTATGCCTCTCAGGAGGCTTTGGCAAGGACGCTTCCGATACAATCTCAACCGAATATTATCATTGTTCCTGACGATTATCCCACAATCCAGTCTGCGGTCCATTCCGCCCAAAGCGGTGATATTATTCAAGTCAAAAATGGTGTCTATGATGAAGTAATAATGGATATCCCTTCCGGTTTGGCAGTTGATGCGGAGACTGTCCTTGAGGCATATCCCGGTCATAAACCGCATATCAAACAGATTGTTTTTAATAATAACTTGTCTTATGTAAGGATAAAAGGGTTTGTTTTTGATGTTGGACAAATCGGACAATCTTCTAATGATTATAATGATTATTCTGCGGGAAGAATCGCGGGAAGCGGGGTATGGGACGTTCCTGCCAGAGAAATTCGAAATATTATTATCGAAGAAAATGAATTTATTGATGATGCTGTTTTCTGGAGTTCTTTTAGCCAACTCAAAGAAAAAGGACTTAATTATTCATTGACAATACGAAAAAATATAATCGGAGGATATGTGATTATTGGCCCTTCAGGCGGGAATTTAATGAAGGAATTTATAATTGAGGGAAATGAGATTAGAAATGGAGTGATATTTATCCTGGGATATGGCATGTTTGAAGGGAAAATAGTTAAAAATAAAATATATGGGAATCGTTATCTGACTCCTGTTATATATCAGGAATATGATAATAATGCGGCAAATATTTTAATAGAGGAAAATGTGTTTAATAATTGTGAATTTGGGGCGATCGAAAATGTCAGTAGTTTGCTGATCAGGAATAATGTTTTTAATAATTGCGGTTATCGTTACTCTGATTGGCCTGATTATTGGGGTGCAATTAATGGAGTCAATAACAGCTTAATAGAAAACAATATATTTTCTGATTGTGTTTATGGAATTGTCAGCGGGTCTTCTAAAATTTTAAATAATACTTTTTATAACACAAGGACCGCCGTTTACCGGACTGGAAAAAATACTATCAAAAATAATATATTCAGCAATTGTTCAAATGGGGCGGTGGACACTGATACTTTTTATAATACCCTGGAAACAGTTGAACGTAATTTATATAATGTTACTTATAATAATGCTTACCAGTGCGGACAATACCCGTATTCAACCAGAGGAATAAGATTGGCCGCGGGTATCGGGAACATTGAATCCGACCCGAAATTTGTAAATCCTGCCTCAAGCAATTTCCATCTTCGCCCGGAATCGCCTTGCATAGATACGGGTGACCCGGGTATACTTGACGCGGACAGCACCCGCAGTGATATGGGTGCGTTCGGCGGTGAAAATTTCCCGCTAAATAAAGAGCCGCCCTCTGAAATTACTGAATTAACTGCCTGTGATTTAGAGCTTAGCGGGAAGATTAAACTTGACTGGTCAGGCTATGATGAATCCGCCTCAGGCGGAGGAAAGAGCGATATAGCTTATTATCATATATATCAGACAACATCTGATTTTGCGGATATTTACGGTATCCCCTCAGTTAAAACTGTATATGCAGGAACAAAAGAAAACATTATAGAAGGCTTGACTAACGGTAAATTATATTATTTTGCCGTAACGGCGCTTGATTCTACAGGTAACGAAAATTTTGGAGTAACTGCGGTATCGGTAATCCCGACGGATAAAGTGGCCCCTGAACAGATAACCAGTCTTGTCGTTCATGACCCTGGTTTAAGCGGAATTTTAAATTTAAGCTGGAGCGGGTATGATACATCCGGATCAAAAGATCTGGCGGGGTATAGTGTTTACATGAATGAAAATCCTTTTGAAAACGTTTCGGATTTAACACCGCTTATTTCTACAGACAAAACCGAATCAGGTAGGCAGATATCAGGTTTAATAAATAATCAGCCGTATTATTTTGCTGTAACTGCCTATGACAGTTTAAATAATGAAAATAAATCTGTCCAGTCAGTTTGCGGTATTCCGACAGATAAGGTCCCGCCGGCTGCTGTTACTCTTTTATCTGCAAAAGATACAAAATATGGCGGAGAAATCCTTTTAAACTGGAGTGAATATTCATCTTTTGCGCCAGATGATCTCTATGGATTCAGGATTTATCAAAGCACAGCCTCATTTACAAACGTTAATGGTTTAAAGCCTGTAGCTTCGCTTGATAAACTTCTCAATAAATATTATGTCCGAAATCTTACAATAAATACTTCGTATTATTTTGCGGTAACAGCAATTGATGATTCAGGGAATGAAAATAAAGAAGTCCATTGTGTTCATGTCATACCGGCAGGGGACAGTATCCCGCCTGCTCAGGTAGCTGCGCTGGCCGTCCAGAATAAAGGGACCGGGAACACGGTAACACTTGACTGGTCAGGTTATGACGAGGCAGGACAGGGAGATGTCGCATGGTATAAGGTTTATCAATCCGATTCGGTTTTTAGTGAAGTTAACAGCTTAAATCCGGCAGTATTTGTCAAATCAGGAACTTTTAAAAAGGATGTAGAGAATCTTGTTGACGGGAAATTATATTACTTTGCTGTAACTGCAATTGATAACAGGGGAAATGAAGATAAAACAGTCCAGGCAGTTTCAGGCATGTCTCTGGATGTTGTCCCGCCGGCAGAGGTTTCTGATTTTACCGCAAAATCGGGAGATGGAATAGTAAAACTTAGCTGGCAAAATCCAGATGATAGTGATTTTAGTGGTATTCGTCTTTTACGGGCAACGGACAACGATTCACGATTCACGATTTACGAGGGTATGTCAACTTTGTTTAGCGATACTGCCGTAACCAATGGCGGGACATATACATACATCATCCGCACCTTTGACGAAGTCCCGAATTATTCGCAGGGTATTTCGGCAGGTGTTAAAACGGACAAACCGCAATTCAGCATGCTTGAAGGAACCGGGATAGATAATACAGGTTATGGCATGTATTCGCTGTTTTTTGATTTTGATGGAGATGGATATGAAGATATTTTCCTTGTTAACGGCGGTTTAAATAATGACAGGACTATCTTATATCATAACAACGGCGATTTGACATTCAGCGATTCAACTGAGGCGGCAGGGATGAGTGTGTATGGGTTTGGCTCAAGCGCGGAAGCGGGAGATATAGATAATGACGGCGATAATGATATTTATATAACTTTCAGGGGGAACAGGAACAGGTTGTTCAGAAATGACGGGGGGATATTTTCGGATATAACCGATTATTCAAGAACAGGGGACAGCGGCGATTCCCGGCATGCGGTGTTTGCCGATATAGATAATGACGGTGATCTGGATATATATTTATCCGTATGGGGAAATCAAAATGTAATTTATATAAATTCCGGCAATGGAGTGTTCAACAAAGCAGACGGAGAAGAATGGGATGCTTTAAAAGATCCGGTTTACAGCCGGAAGGCAATTTTCTTTGACTATGATAATGATGGAGACAGGGATGTATTTATCGCAAATTATAACAGGAATACTTTTTTAATAAATGACGGTCTGAGATGGCTCAAGGCGGCAACACCTTTAGACACTGTTGATGATGACAGTTATGATATAGCGGCAGGGGATATAGACAATGACGGTTTTATGGAGGTTTATGTTGCGAATAAGGGCAGGGATTATTTATATAAATATGACAGTATCAGTATTTTAAAAGAAATAAATGGACCGTGGTCGGATAAAAATGACACGACGTATTCGGTAAAAATAGAGGATTTTGATCATAATGGTTTTAAAGACATAATTACAGGAACAAGTCAGGGAGTGATAATCTATAAAAATAACGGGAATTTGCAATTTTCTGAAGACATTCCGGATAGTCCCTCTGGAAACGCAAATAATATAAGGAATGTCCATCTGGCGGATATTGACAATGACGGCGACCTTGATTTATACGCCGTTTCTTATGGAAAACCGAATATTCTTTATGTAAATAACCAGAATGATAATAACTGGTTAAAAATAAATCTTACTGGGACGAGCAGTAACAGCAATGGAATCGGTGCAAGAATAAAAGTTATAGGGAGCTTATTTTACAAAGAGGTTACTTCACCGGGACCGTGGCATTTCGGACTGCCGGAGGATATTACATATTTAGCGGAAATAAATTTTCCAAGCGGCACGAATGTGAGTTTAAACAATGTAATTAAAGGAAGGATTTTAAAAATTAGTGAGCCGGATGAGATAGCCCCGGCTCAGATAACGGTTTTAACTGCAAAGGATACAAAACTGAGCGGCAGGATAAATTTAAACTGGAGCGGCTATAAAGAATCGAAGGATTTCAACCGCTATAATATATATTACAAAGATTATAATTTTAATAATGTTTCAAATACCACACCTGCATTTAATATAAACGCGGGTGTTCACGAGTGGACGATTGATAATCTGGTCAACGGTACAGCTTATTATTTTGCGGTGACGGGTGTGGATAAAAATGCAAATGAAAACAAAGATGTCCTTGCAGTCAGTTGTATTCCTACTGAAGACCTTATCCCGCCGCTTCCTGTCACCGGTCTTTTTGCCGCAAACCCGGGAGATGGAAACTGTCTTAATCTTTCATGGAACACCCTGGAAATAGTCCATAAATTCAGGATTTACCAGGCAGATACTTTTTTCAATAATGTTTCCACCTTATCACCTGTCGCAGAACTTGATGGGGCTGATTTAGAATATAAAGCTGAGTCCCTTATAGATGGTAAACTTTATTATTTTGCTGTTGCCACAGTAGATGAAATTGGGAATGAAAATAAAACCGTTTCAGCCGTTTCAGCCGTTTCAACCGATACAAAAGCGCCTCACAGTGTTTATAATTTATTATCGGTTTCAGAGAATAACCTGGTTAAACTTATATGGACGAATCTGTTCGATAATGATTTTGCCGGAATTAAATTAACACGGATAACGGATAACGATTCATCCTCCGCGGCGGACAAGCTGACGATTTACGAAGGTCTTACAAATTACTACACCGATACCACAGTAACCAACGGAATCACATACATCTATTCCATACAGGCTTATG from bacterium includes these protein-coding regions:
- a CDS encoding FG-GAP-like repeat-containing protein, with product MITETFPPSYVPYSPYNGAGIWNNAGPNIQPKRFGIYSYSFGMGGQVVYIDDWQLIIDDNVLDRHNFENDTIDMPILGWTVFLGNAGTDFSINANSEFNHTPVFLGSELGQEVQNIKSEFYFKGNSVLNTGNFDFAAYDGNDYFSLVCFDTAGIIRSPLAPSFPEDSGLRWNENEWNRVQYTYNIADRNFNIYLNDTLMISNLMDNLHHIPYNSPDGTGRWSGSLPQRFGLAYNSYSLKSIPSGQTQYIDDWMVMLDTAVLSRHNFENQNNGEPVSGWAFYKGLPGTDAIYRIKEFENHTPVTEEDLNNINNTKPLVTNISAVQGEDGIITITYDLQDNEQDQCNVEFYYWDRSPFEGWFLWDTSNSNWVIGDWGMIYDDWGGSYFGWINRDWNDLSWVKCKSVENSGSQRTGPGKKAYWKVKNDLNGMSWSAYKWGFDDISPNLIKVAANDGQLLNYEFEDENKKWNPVPVFDWSWGSLDGINWKWFWTGKTEWMSGFDYDFVIDTENPLNNGCKAPANGVLVNGTINPVLEALPADDMSHVRYNFIIDDNPEFDNRNNEQQKSGWTGTSWNVEKPLYKKAYWWKVQCKDVYNNKSEDSNPFSFTIDDTPPQNVGCSLPENGKTIAKLWTTLEALQAYDDSLPLSYNFIIDDNPEFDNRNGRQETSGWLTERRWKAENLLYEKTYWWKVRCKDSCNNEISSAPFSFSVRYVFFVDVYNTTGIENGSIQNPFNSIGEAVQAASGEALIKAAKGTYYESVYVAFDKIKFFGGYDPVTWRRDIKANKTVIDGQGNCGFKFYSSYNNIITNNTIIDGFTIRNCDKGIENVNSMWWYDAYTGPVIRNNIIENNNTGIYYNAVTGEDEKRGDMSIIENNIVRNNAAYGIKAGNRAVLRKNVIVNNGTYGVYGADLVEGNIISDNGSLNENYDYHKGGVSNASLIKNNFIYGNKVSGVCNSSNIINNNIFENKVGIYQSGEARNNIIFNNEIGLMGSWYPNYGIIYSSSSYNIIWNNSYIDEYNYNKKVSADFVNLYPGTGDISCDPLWTNDSIPFDIAGETYFIGGHVVPASPVIDAGDPDDAYFNEPLPNGSRVNIGVYGNTPGAETSYPLYAAFANIPRQMSPESVNFKIKVGIPGDTVCKLRVEYSFDSSGFYPAVLSKDLLEVSADNIDNSSFYQVKNIKVKGGSGYADLIWDIKSDVPSGFNGTVYLRIKAMDSSGRESGYAVSTVVIDKTAPVQPGNLTVAGVTVNSVTLNFGSPAQDANFAGYKVYYDTVYPVTEKSRQWFRDSRNILNDRNYAGETAFTIDGLCADTQYYFNIWVYDALGNKSYASQEALARTLPIQSQPNIIIVPDDYPTIQSAVHSAQSGDIIQVKNGVYDEVIMDIPSGLAVDAETVLEAYPGHKPHIKQIVFNNNLSYVRIKGFVFDVGQIGQSSNDYNDYSAGRIAGSGVWDVPAREIRNIIIEENEFIDDAVFWSSFSQLKEKGLNYSLTIRKNIIGGYVIIGPSGGNLMKEFIIEGNEIRNGVIFILGYGMFEGKIVKNKIYGNRYLTPVIYQEYDNNAANILIEENVFNNCEFGAIENVSSLLIRNNVFNNCGYRYSDWPDYWGAINGVNNSLIENNIFSDCVYGIVSGSSKILNNTFYNTRTAVYRTGKNTIKNNIFSNCSNGAVDTDTFYNTLETVERNLYNVTYNNAYQCGQYPYSTRGIRLAAGIGNIESDPKFVNPASSNFHLRPESPCIDTGDPGILDADSTRSDMGAFGGENFPLNKEPPSEITELTACDLELSGKIKLDWSGYDESASGGGKSDIAYYHIYQTTSDFADIYGIPSVKTVYAGTKENIIEGLTNGKLYYFAVTALDSTGNENFGVTAVSVIPTDKVAPEQITSLVVHDPGLSGILNLSWSGYDTSGSKDLAGYSVYMNENPFENVSDLTPLISTDKTESGRQISGLINNQPYYFAVTAYDSLNNENKSVQSVCGIPTDKVPPAAVTLLSAKDTKYGGEILLNWSEYSSFAPDDLYGFRIYQSTASFTNVNGLKPVASLDKLLNKYYVRNLTINTSYYFAVTAIDDSGNENKEVHCVHVIPAGDSIPPAQVAALAVQNKGTGNTVTLDWSGYDEAGQGDVAWYKVYQSDSVFSEVNSLNPAVFVKSGTFKKDVENLVDGKLYYFAVTAIDNRGNEDKTVQAVSGMSLDVVPPAEVSDFTAKSGDGIVKLSWQNPDDSDFSGIRLLRATDNDSRFTIYEGMSTLFSDTAVTNGGTYTYIIRTFDEVPNYSQGISAGVKTDKPQFSMLEGTGIDNTGYGMYSLFFDFDGDGYEDIFLVNGGLNNDRTILYHNNGDLTFSDSTEAAGMSVYGFGSSAEAGDIDNDGDNDIYITFRGNRNRLFRNDGGIFSDITDYSRTGDSGDSRHAVFADIDNDGDLDIYLSVWGNQNVIYINSGNGVFNKADGEEWDALKDPVYSRKAIFFDYDNDGDRDVFIANYNRNTFLINDGLRWLKAATPLDTVDDDSYDIAAGDIDNDGFMEVYVANKGRDYLYKYDSISILKEINGPWSDKNDTTYSVKIEDFDHNGFKDIITGTSQGVIIYKNNGNLQFSEDIPDSPSGNANNIRNVHLADIDNDGDLDLYAVSYGKPNILYVNNQNDNNWLKINLTGTSSNSNGIGARIKVIGSLFYKEVTSPGPWHFGLPEDITYLAEINFPSGTNVSLNNVIKGRILKISEPDEIAPAQITVLTAKDTKLSGRINLNWSGYKESKDFNRYNIYYKDYNFNNVSNTTPAFNINAGVHEWTIDNLVNGTAYYFAVTGVDKNANENKDVLAVSCIPTEDLIPPLPVTGLFAANPGDGNCLNLSWNTLEIVHKFRIYQADTFFNNVSTLSPVAELDGADLEYKAESLIDGKLYYFAVATVDEIGNENKTVSAVSAVSTDTKAPHSVYNLLSVSENNLVKLIWTNLFDNDFAGIKLTRITDNDSSSAADKLTIYEGLTNYYTDTTVTNGITYIYSIQAYDEVPNYSESVRVRALPLKKQFEDVTNQSNLHSSAYGRFATFSDIDNDGDEDLYIVHAYDKNILYRNEGNGTFSDITVASGTGDVSQGYAAVFFDYDNDGFLDLFTAASGAECILFKNNGKDKVWTKITGPWQGKNISAKSAAVSDFDHNGYLDLFVGRYGANILYLNSGLGWIEAGGPWKEIADDTQEVKIADINGDGDSDIFVVNSGSSNLFYENQGNGTFANKTRDAGLISLSSCQSAEFADLDNDSDLDLILNYKNGTSVFYENNGHGQFTVLSDTGVEITGGLSRDIKAFSFRNNIFNDVLISREGGQNKYFQNAGIGKFIDITHQANLDKSLYTQKSAVSDIDNDGDLDIYLSNFYNYGVLYENRQNDNNYLKVKLRGLNTNTDGYGAKIELYDSGYLNIKEYLKGSREVHSRITHFGLEGMEKTDLKVKFPGGWTEVVRRDVLPGQLLEIFEPYITELNSIQGNGFAKLKWINPDERDFLTVKIVRNEFEYPKNSGDGIVVYEGVDTAYTDINLTNERKYFYAVFLTDAEGRISPVLESAKTHAIPDGIPPWINISNVSDKRYYNYPVRPLINVFDINLDTAIIELNGQSYTGGRLISDEGIYNLEVKARDIAFNSSEVFISFIIDTTSPVVAISGVRDSNYYSTDVSPQIEINDSYLETTVITLNGENYSTGTVISGEGEYILSVSARDKAGNSRKTDAQFVIEKTPPVITISDVFDGKHYNTDRSPVISFDERYLDTTKITLNGMDYTSGTPITMENNYILSAWARDMAMNEASKTVLFTIDKTKPAPPVFDSPISPTNISKLNIRGYAEPGSLVTLYCDGRLFGIGTASVDSSFVFSSLDISEGNNSFNATAEDKSGNISLYSAPLNIVLDTIPPPVPVLIYPQNGAVVYTRFPAITGTAEPDSLVSLKIINTIYTAQADQNGQWTFSDVVLSEGENIFTLWTTDKAGNRGPDLIPFPMVMVKLVDLEVEKKILENNPRLLAWVNDDDGLQFIHTILQGEDVFYNAVKDLGEFKKQFRSGKYNIILLLNDKKTPSARFMKEIEELVNSGTGLIVSGSKISKFPHLKDVLGIKFKGYLPARDNLVNLMESPISHEGVFQSIGKCQKVKLETGQMAGYVSVIPDMPHNGKITAVDLEAGYDFIEGKNYTLTFQVYEGNRVRSNKLLDEEIFSFDTLSSEGIDNNQGVKNTNLLVKGAGEKVEFLIENTKEDGRLNGDYTVQVIIYEDNNIITIGPAVFEVEKCVSPVNGEKHSGFTITNVEREGKCCVEHPEPVIVLNSYGEGKAVLFTFDLLKSNTQNNINKIKDMLLNSINYVSPSGFSINPMETLPIGINIQNKGKAVDLKIKEMAPAGTEISNIFNEGIKIGNEIIWQFNLSENMKKELRYYLFVPDVQADWTAITEIEYLHYDSTWQLYGSYPLNIEVAHNVEGLAEEIISALNDLALSYEDRNKAERVIEILNIMTNRYIFERSDFEKNIKDCLKAIDKLAKITGAGTTSIRLKLDELLRINEIKWSMWK